In Miscanthus floridulus cultivar M001 chromosome 8, ASM1932011v1, whole genome shotgun sequence, the sequence GGCACCGAAACACGGTGGTGCACTGACGGCATGGATTGGGTCAAGTCTCAGATGCTTTGATTAGTTGTGTAAAGAAGAGTGGCTAATCATGCTGGTAGCTAGAGTGATGACTAAGACATGCTTATTTTGACCTGTAAGAAAGCAATTCGGGAAGAATGACCGCAGCTTGTATTTCACTCATTTGGGGTATAAGTATAGGAGCACAGCTCTGGCCAGCCACGAATGAATACATGCAGATCCTACAGAGAAGGAATGAATACATGCAGATCCTACGGAGAAGGAGAGGTGGAGAGTAGCTGGCCATTTACAAATATGAACGGATGAGAGCTatcctagctagcctatacttgtTCGTTGACACCCCTCGCAGTTTGAGCATCGGTTGTCCGAATGCATAAACTGGACTTAAACTCTGTAAACAGAGGTGTTGGCAATCCCTTGGTCATTATGTCAGCTAGTTGATGCCGAGTTGGAATCTGCAGAACTCTGAATTGACCAAGTGCTACCTTCTCCCTGACAAAGTGAATGTCCAGTTCAACTTGCTTCGTTCGTCGATGATGGACTAGGTTTTGAGATAAATATACAGCTGATATGTTGTCACAGTAGATGACAGTGGCCTTCCTAACGTCAACATGAAGCTCGTGAAGTAAATTCCATAGCCAGCAACATTCTGCAGCGGCATTAGCCACCGCCCTGTACTCAGCTTCCACACTTGACCGGGAGACGGTCGGTTGTCTCTTTCATGACCATGAGACAAGCGAGTCCCCAAGGAAGACGCAGTAGCCCGACGTCGACCGTCTGGTGTCCGGACATCCGGCCCAGTCGGCATCGGAGTAGGCTGTGAGGTTGTTCGACGGCGAAGCGGAGATGAAGATGCCGTCGCTGATAGAGCCACAAAGATACCTGAGAATTCTCTTGACGAGGTTCCAGTGAGCAGCACGAGGAGAGTGCATGTACAGGCAAGCTTGATTGACTGCATAGGCTATGTCCGGGCGCGTAAGAGTCAAGTACGCCAATGCGCCTGTGATGCTTCGGTAGAACGTGCCGTCAGCTGCTGGTTCCCCAGCAGCAGCGGACAACTTCTGCTTGACATCGACTGGAGTGGAGGCGGGCTTGCAGTTGGTCATGCCTGCTCGCTCCAAGATGTCCTCCGTGTACTGAGCCTGTGAGAGGGAGAAACCAGTGGCGTCTCGACGAACCTGAACACCAAGGAAGAAGCGCAGGTCGCCAAGGTCCTTGATGGTGAACTCTCGACAGAGTTGTTGGACTATGTGTCGAAGCGCCGACGGCGATGACGCAGTCAagatgatgtcatccacgtagacCAGGAGGTAGGCCATGTCATCTCTTTGCTTGTAGACGAACAACGATGTGTCGGATCCTGTCGAAGCAAATCCGATGGATCGGAGGTGGTTGCCCAGACGCTGGAACCATGCCCGCGGTGCCTGTTTAAGTCCGTATAGAGACTTAACATGGAGGCAGACGTGATCCGGATGCAGCTCGTCGACGAACCCAGCCGGTTGATGGCAGTACACCTTCTCAGCCAAGTCGCCGTGTAGGAACGCGTTCTTGACGTCGAGTTGGTGCACTGGCCACTGTCGTGTGGCGGCGAGGTGGAGGACCATGCGAATGGTGGAGGGCTTCACCACCGGTGAGAAGGTCTAGTGAAAATCGACCCCTGGGCGTTGGGAGAACCCACGGACGACCCACCGAGCCTTGCGCCGTTCTAGAGTTCCATCCGGGTGAAGTTTgttcttgaagatccatttgtcGGTGATGATGTTGGCGTTGAGGAACGTCGGCGGCGGCGTCATGGTGGAGAGCACAGCAATCGCATGACTAAACTTGTTGTTCAGCCCGCGCAACGTGTTGATGACGAGAGCCAGGTCGGAGACAGCGGCGCCGCAGTTGTAGAGGGTGTCGGCGAGCCGCTTGAGGCGGCCGCAGTACTCGCCAATGGACATGTCGCCCTGGAAGAGGCTATGGAACTCTTGCTGTGCGTAGACGGCGCGTTGAAGGCTGTTGTCTAGGAATTGCCCGGTGATGGCAGACCACGCGGCGTAAGCGGTGTTGCGCGGTTTGAAGACGTCAGTCCAGATGTCCTTGGACACCGTGGAATAGAGCCACGACACGATGCAGGCATCGATCTGCAGCCACTCGGGGTCATCAGTCATGGCGGCGGCGTCCACCGTGCCATTGATGTGACTCAGCAGCCCGAACTTCTTGATGGTGAGCTCAAAGGAGCGCCACTGATGGAAGTTGCCATCGTCGGTGGCAAGAGTTATAGGGACGTGGCTGTGGATATTGATGAGAACAAGTGTGGTGGCTGTGGGAGGAGCAGGATCGCCGGCCGCAGCGAACGggttggaggagatggaaccgTCGGGGCTCGCCATGGCCGGAAAGCAGCAGAAGATGAGAAAGAGGATCAATGGTCAACTGATACCATGTAAGAAAGCAATTTGGGAAGAATGACCGCAGCTTGTATTTCACTCATTTGGGGTTTAAGTACAGGAGCATAGCTCTGGCTAGCCACGAATGAATACATGTAGATCCTACAGAGAAGAAATGAATACATGCAGATTCTACAGAGAAGGAGAGGTGGAGAGTGGCCGGCCGTTTACAAATATGAACGGATGAGAGCTatcctagctagcctatacttgtTCGTTGACATGACCAACCAGATGATGTCTTCAGCAATTTTTTATTTGTATTCAATAAGGAGGAGGTGGTAAATTAAGTGGACCACTGTACACTAATTTGACTTGCAAGTCGAAATTTAAGCACGAATTGATCTTCGTTCATCTGAACATAATTAATAACGAGGGAAGAAGGAAAAAAAGCAGCCGCTCATTCATTCAACCTGTTTCTTGGAGTTGAAATCTTGACTGTACGTAAACTGTCGGTTGGTGGATCGGTTAAAGTCGACGGTCAATTAAAAGAAACGAAGTACAGTTTCAGCGTGTTCTTACTTCTTGCTGCGTGCCCAATCCGGAAGAAAGGGGAAATATGCCAGACCAGTATTAAAATGGTGAAATTCTTCTGGTATTTTTAAGTAGTAATACTATCATTAGTCATAGCACTCGGAAATCTCACtttagcacccggttttaagaacaaaaccacatacacaccatatgtgagtccagaaagtcaaatcttacatatagctacaaataagggtaatataaaAAAAcgaatgctcaatatataacatacttagtataaaaggtataaccttagacaacaaacagcgAAAAGACagctccgatcttcgggtgaagactccaattccacaaggacagctgactggttgatcacaagcctaattcctccaaactctagcaatctggtacccattcgggatttttatccaaagatttaaaaaataaagcaagtgtaagtacatgtcgtgctcaacaaatataacatgaggtttatgaggctcaaaaggctaacactgattcaactgcgattagcttttaatgagtcatgattttagcaattgagtagcaacaagtttatcataagcctatataaacacatgatcaggtaaacatgaataatgaatagtataaacaataatcattagtgagcatctttattatCAGTATCATCAgggttcatcatctatttcgtaagggtctaaggctgctcatgaccgtgagcacagctgatataccaattttacactctacagaggttgtacattttcactgtgagtcatgatttaccctttcgcccgaggcgatcagcctcttgacccactaccaaggaaggttggcagagttcactataaagcctttgaaaggttcatctaacaagttagaatcattagattcactcggcaaacagatataggacccccatcgaatggcacaatgacacacaacctatacacataagagtagaggctgtcctatacccgattcgtcaagccattcttacgccataaaggtaacctctaacaaactagaaaagatcctcatactgagctaaagctagagccatgtaaccctcatagttgtactgtaagtcccgaatgttcgtttacagataagttcttaggaaGATGAATCTAGAgtaccataaaaacagcccaatgttctagccccttattccatgttgctaaaaagcatcttttaatatttactgcatattccattagtcaagttataagatcatggctttagtttgagcactagcatcatactgcccaatgcaataccccataggtaagaaggtacaaggtaacaaagtactaggaaatttttagtggtagtcaaggtagacatatgcagtatgaattaaatgattaaagatgtatatgacaacaaggaagatcccatgatatacttgccttaaactcatatcCTTCTTCTAGTCTAAACCTTCAATGGAACTCTTTCTTGATCAAcatgtaaagctcaccgactggacatgattataaagcaccacacaaacaccaatgcaatcatacacgaagcaaataatagatctaaattagaacagtacaccaaatagatgaaacaacaagtaaaaatattttaaagatgttctatacgttgctacgaacacacaggcacgaaaaacactctaatcggggttataacaaaaaagttatgaattaaacaagatttactttaataaaataatatattaaatctaacctcaaattttaaaagttaaaaatatatttaacagtaggatgaacatgtagattactcaattacgaatctaacgcaacttgaatggatcaaaacggagttaaaacgaagaagttatggcctaaagaaaactagtggcaaaactgtaaatagatgaaaacgtattttgaatctacttGAAAGAAACTACGCTTCCAGAATAAGAAAACATATTCTGGGAGTACGCCACGGTGCGGGTTCTATTTAGATAAAactgaggggctctttagcaaaattgcctgcgaaagggtatcttctaatctgggcTGTTGGATCAAAGATGGACGGTTACCGAGGGTTGGGAGGATCTCTCCGACCAGCACAGTGACTCCGGCGCGGTAGTTTCCATGGCTGGCGACGCAGAGCTCGTCAGTGAGTGTGAAAACGGTCTTAGAGACCACAGGTCGAAGTGAGAAAAACACCAGGAGAATGAGGGGAGCATAGCGAACTCACCATGAGACTTTCTTGCGGTTGGTGGTGAGGCTACGATGTCGGGCAGCGCGGGGTGCACGGCACGACGCAAAGACGTGGCATGCAGTGCACGACACGACACGAAGACGTGGCAGCGATGGACTTCCTCGACAGCGGCTGCAGAGTCCGTCGTGGACAGGAGAAAGGAGACAACACAAGGTGGGAGACGTCCGACAGATGGGTCCCACTAGTCAGCGAGGCAAGAGGGCGGGGCCAAGATGTCAGCGAGGGGGAGCGAGGGAGGCGCTCCATGCGGGTGGCCTGGAGGGGAGCTGGGCCTTAGGATGGAGCAGGCCTGCGCGGCTTGGGCCGGAGCGCGAGCTGGGCTGTGAAAAAGAGGGAGTGGGCTGCGGTCGACGGGGTGAAGTTGGGCTACGCGGGGAGAGAGAAGGAGATGGGCCGCGACGAGGGAGTGGCGGGAGCAGGCCAAATGCCGGATAGGGATAGGGAAAAATAAAGAATTCCCTTTCTATTTTCCTTTCCTATTTCAAATCCAcgttcaaatatgaaccaaatcaattTTGAATagggtttcaaatatacttttcaattcaaataaaaatgagcaaattttggtaagttttccaaaaataattttacaacttttatttttttattttctaattttcttttcttttatttcaaagccattttcaaattcatttttaaaagcattttgaattcattttgaattttggattcaaccactcattgcaataaatcaaatgcaccggcatgtatgcacatccatgttgctactccttataatgaattttaaattaatgaatttttttatttttctatgttttatgagcacaaaaatacaaaattaaatcaatttagctctatttccaaagaaGCAAAATTTAGgatgttataattctacccccttaaaatgaatctcgtcctcgagattcggacgatgatGATCAAAGAGATATAGATTCTTcgcctttggattcttctttacttcatcgAGTAGTTCCATCTTCTTGATAAGGATTCTGCCTTACTCTGCGTACCTGTTGACCTTACCCAAAGTAACTTGCTCtactaattcaaaattttgataGATTCTCCAAACCATGCCTAGGTATCTTCAATCACTAggccatttttttttctttttagtccTTACTTATTAGACCTCTTTCGTCGTATGTTCACTTTCTAACGGAGCCTGGCGAATCTCTTGGCCAGAAAGAGAAtttaccaccaatcttcaaaatattaagGATTCcagttaagttgctcgaacttggatACAATtcgtagtccttggtgtcacatgaaccttcttagcacaattctccgttgctaaggttatcggccatgactttgctcctcgaagtgatagcacttttctaagtcataatcaatttcattccaataaggataacacaagctcaagaccaacttagtgaagatgtcctatagattcttgtgatcctcctagacgTCACTTTTATGCCCAAGTAGATAGTACctccatgcttcacaatggataactccagataacatgttaggtagtttggctcatgcttccttagttgacttaatgaacaagccactacttttctcgTTATATAAGAGCATAtaccacaccttgacaaggtgcatcattgtagatataaagctcttgtcctaaTCTGATAAAGCTAACATAtatgttttacttcaacctcttcttggactccttcaaacacttagctgaggtctcttgatccgaaCTCAAAATCTTCTCTAGTAgcattatcaatatcttgatgatgtcggttaaacctcccttgaacctctatTCAAACCTCATtaaaactctgagtttctctcgcATCTTAAGGTGGATGCAACAATCAGTTACGTTTGTACTGCCATGTATACACTGTCTTCCTCCATGTGAGCAAAGCAGCATCTGAAgtgagaaaaaggaagaaacaATGCAAAAGTTATCTTGTCAGCTCTCGATTTCCCATTGTTCGCTAAGGTTCCACTTCCACCCGTCAATTTCACGAGGGAAACCTCTGATTAACGTGGTGAAACCAATTCCGGAATATAACTTTTACTGATGGAGAGAGCATAAGCTTTAGGGGGTGTATGGTTCTTTAGGCGCTTCTAAAATTCATGTTACattaaatatttagatactaataaggagtattaaatatagattaattacaaaaccaattacatagatggaggctaatttgtgagacgattttttaatcctaattaatctgttattagcatatgtttactgtagcatcacgttgtcaaatcatggactaattaggcttaaaagatttgtctcgcaaattagtcgtatgttgtacaattagttttataattagtctatatttaatactctatacatatatccagatattcgatgtgacaggaattttataaGGCCGTAAGCAAACAGGGCCTTAGAGTCCTCAATGTTCAGACCTCGTCTGAGTGGATCCTAGCCCTGGGTGGGTGTGAAACTGAGAAACAGGTTTTTCCCTCCCTGATCACCTGGGTGTAAAATTTCGATGCCAATTACTGACTGAAACCACTCCGAGAAAAATTGAAGAACCAAAAACTGGCCGCCGACCGAACTGGTGGCAGCATCGGATTCGTCCAATCCAGCCCCCTGATCGTTGCCATGACCATGAGCTGGAGTGAAGCGCACCTCTTGGCTCGCTCGCTGACACGCCACCAACACAAACAAACGCATCACCGTCCGTCAGCTAGAAACGAAACGCTTTCCTTTTCCTACTATAGTCGGTAGGTGGCCGTCGACAGGCACTGAATGAAGAACAAGAGGCCACGAATCCATGACATTTACATGGGCACTAACGCCCTCCCCGATCACACGCGTCCGGCCCTCCCCGATCACACGCGTCCGGCGCGACTGGATGCATCCGCAGGGAGCCGGCCGAGGCAAAAAGAGAGCCTTTCTGCGATGGCGAGCGCGAGCCCTGCACATGTCAATGACCTCGTCGGATGCAATGCAAGATCTCCTCTCCTCCGTTGTATAGTCCGTTTTTAAGTATCAATACTACCACTACTCATAGCATTTGAAAATCTCACTAGCAAGTATTTTGtagaaaaaatttatactaaaatTTGAATGCAAAAACACTAAAAAAAACCCTAGAGAAATTTAATATTCTAGTCGTGGATTGTGACTGTTGGTCGGTGAATCAGCTAAATCCACGTTCAACTAAACCAAACAAACTGCTGGTTTTGTTTTCTTTACCACTCAATTCTTACTGATCCCTGTCGTCAGCTTGCTGCCATTTCTTACTAATCTACCTTTGCTCACCTCAACATTTCGAAGAACACATTAGAACAAATTGGTCAACATGCATGCAATAGGCCGGTTCCCTGGCGTAACTGCCGATTGGTGAATCGGTTAAATCGACGACGGGTCAAGTAAAAGAAACGAAGTACAGTTTCAGCGCGTGTTCCTACTGCGTGCCCGATCTGAAAGAAAGGGGAAATATGCATGCCTGATTGTAACTGTTGGTTGGTGAATCAGCTAGATCCACGGTCAACTAAAACAAACAAACCCCACCAGGCACTTTCTGGAGCCATGCCCGCCTAAGTCCGGCCAGCAGCTGACAGCGGCTGCAAGGCTAGCATCAGACAGCGGCTGCAAGGCTCCAGAATCCTTGACTGACATTTCATCGCAGTTTCATCGTAACAGTGTTTCGGTTTCgcttataatccatctttttagctttttttcatATAACAAAttagctgaaacagtattttgaCTTGTTTTTTCATCAAAGCGAACGGCCCATAGCATTTCAAGACGGCGAATCACTGGGAACGCAAGAAAATATCACGTACTACGCGGCATCATTTCTGAACTGAACGTCTAGAGGATAGGATAGCTAATTAAGCTATTTTCAACAACAACACCTAAAATATAAGATCTATTCGTTTTTTGGTAACGCTACAGGCAAAATGTTCAATATCTATTTggtatcttctccaacaacaagatccaaaagagaatcctttatGTAAATAGGTTTTCAAGAGAGAGGATGTCCATATTTGGGTTTTGCCTCTCAAGCAACTCAAAATAGGTCTTCCGTATAGGTACTTTATTAGAGGCTAATTTTAAGTCTCTTATTATCTATTTTAGATTTGGATGTCCATGTAAGTTTCTTGTTGGCGACCGTCTTAGCTAGTGACGATGGTCCGTTGGACAATTCTGTAGAGGGCCAGAGGCTAAGTTAACCACAGCCGCGTAAATAAAACACAATCAGACAAGGAGAAGAACAAGACCCGTGGAAGATTGAGCCCAAGATAATTCTGAGGTCAATCacgaaaggaaaaggaaaagtaaGAAGCCAGCAGCAGCACAGATCGAGGGAGGCTTTGCAGTGCAGCACTTGCGATTGCAACGCAAGCAAAAGGGACCCATGAGCAGAAGCTTATCGATCAGGCGGCCGGGCCCGCCTCAGGGCGCCACGTGGTAGGCCCAACCAACGGTGCCGACAGCCGCCCGGGCCCGCCGCTCAGCTTCACGTACGACGGCCGTGACACGTACACTCCTATGTAGCGGGCGAGGAAAGGCTGGCTCATGGATTCGACGTCACACGCACGCAAGCAGCTAGCAGGCAGCAGCACGACGACGTCCCTTGCTTTGTGATCGATCACGCATGCGGTACAGTGAGCTCCATCTCTTATATATCCTCCCTTATAAAGGCAGGTGGGCACTGCACCTGCATCCTTAGTCGTCTACCTACACACATCGCAGAGCTAGCTCGCGATCATCCGACAGGGCTCGTGCCGCCATTACCGGTCCCGTCGTCCATCGTTACAGCTACCCTCCTGGTCCATCGCCTCTAGCAATCTACCATGGGTCGGCAGCCGTGCTGCGACAAGGTGGGGCTGAAGAAGGGCCCGTGGACGGCGGAGGAGGACCAGAAGCTCGTCAGCTTCATCCTCGGCAACGGCCAGTGCTGCTGGCGCGCCGTACCCAAGCTCGCCGGTGCGTGCAACTGCATGCTCCATCGCTCCCTGTCCCTGCATGCTTCGCACTTCAGTTTTTGTGATGATGAGAGGAACTTGTTGCGCTTCCAAATACTGCGTGCAGGGCTGCTGCGGTGCGGGAAGAGCTGCCGGCTGCGGTGGACTAACTACCTGCGGCCGGACCTCAAGAGGGGCCTGCTCTCCGACGCCGAGGAGAAACTCGTCATCGACCTGCATGCTCAGCTCGGCAACAGGTGTGTGCCATATACCGAGATATGAGTACTTCTTTCCTTTTTCTCCTAaagctaaaaatgaaaatgaaaataaactCAGTTTCTTCTTGTAAATAAtaaacttaaaaaaaaatttgTTAGGTGGTCCAAGATTGCGTCGCACTTGCCAGGGCGAACGGACAACGAGATCAAGAACCACTGGAACACCCACATCAagaagaagctcaagaag encodes:
- the LOC136469814 gene encoding uncharacterized protein; translated protein: MASPDGSISSNPFAAAGDPAPPTATTLVLINIHSHVPITLATDDGNFHQWRSFELTIKKFGLLSHINGTVDAAAMTDDPEWLQIDACIVSWLYSTVSKDIWTDVFKPRNTAYAAWSAITGQFLDNSLQRAVYAQQEFHSLFQGDMSIGEYCGRLKRLADTLYNCGAAVSDLALVINTLRGLNNKFSHAIAVLSTMTPPPTFLNANIITDKWIFKNKLHPDGTLERRKARWVVRGFSQRPGVDFH